One bacterium BMS3Abin08 genomic window, GACAGCTTGTAAACCACGGGCATATCCGGGTTAACGGCAGGAAGGTGAATATACCATCCTTCAGGGTAAGGGTTGGAGACGTGGTGGAGGTAAAAGAAGCCAGCCGGGCTATTCCCTTCGTTCAGGAAAGTCTCTCCAAGATTGAAAACAGGGGGCTGGCAGTGTGGTTGGAGATTGATCCGGAGAACTTCAGGGGGAAGGTCCTGAGCATTCCAACGAGGGAGGAGATCCCTTTGACGGTCAAAGAGAGTCTGATTGTGGAGCTTTATTCTAAATAAGATGCTGTCTTTTTGTTAACAGGGATTGTTCTGCCGTCAGTGGCAATGAGTTTTTATTTTAATGTAAATAATGATTGGGAGGCTCTATGAGTTTAAAGACAATAGGCTTTCAATTTCCTCAAGAGATAGCCTTTGAAGAGGAAACCCTCACGGACACATACGGGAAACTGACCGTTGAGCCCTTTGAGCGTGGATATGGAACAACCATTGGAAATTCCCTCCGAAGGGTGTTGCTGTCTTCCATTGAAGGCGCTGCAATAATCCAGGTAAAGCTGCCGGGTGTGCTCCATGAATTCCAGGCCATAAAGGGGGTTCAAGAGGATATGGTCGATATAATCCTGAACCTGAAGAAGATAAGATTCAAGATGGATGGGGATTCAACGCGTATTGCCAGGATTGATATAACCGGTCCAAAGAAGGTCTCCGGAGCTGATATTCAGTGCGAAGCAAATCTCGATGTTCTGACCCTGGATCTGCCTGTTGCCACAGTTGACAAGGGCGCCGAGTTCCATGCGGAGTTATATGTGAATAGGGGCAGGGGCTATGTCTCATCAGAAATGAATAAGGATAAAAACCAGTCGATAGACATAGTCTCGGTCGATGCCCTCTTCAGTCCAATCAGGAAGGTGAACTTCCGGGTTGAGAAGGCAAGGGTTGGTAGGGCAACAGATTATGACAGGCTTGTTTTTGAGCTATGGACCGACGGAAGTATTACACCCCCCAAGGCAATTACTAAGGCGGCAGGTATACTTATAGAGTACCTTGATCTCTTTGTATTTGATGAAATCGAGGAGGAGATGGCGGACCCCGAGGAGTCGGGGGATGGTACATATACCATTGACGATTCAGAGTTTAACGAGAATCTTCTCAAGTCGGTAGATGAGCTTGAGCTTTCAGTAAGGTCATACAACTGTCTTAAGAACGCTAACATAAGGATTCTGGCGGATCTTGTCCAGAGGAGTGAACATGATATGCTTAAGACAAAAAACTTTGGAAGGAAATCCCTTAACGAGATAAAGGAAATCCTTCACAGGATGGGGCTCGGTTTTGCGATGAAGATTGACCCTGAAGCTCTTGAGAAGTATAAGACTGAAGGAGGTGCTGAAAAGAATGCGTCATAGGGTAAAGAGGAAACATTTCGGCAGGACCGCCAACCAGAGAAAGGCCCTTTTCAGGAATCTCATGGTGAATCTTTTTCTCCATGAACGTATCGAGACCACCGTGGCAAAGGCCAAGGCGGTCAGAAGGCTTGCAGAAAAGGTGGTTACTCTTGGTAAAAAGGATGATTTGCATTCAAAGAGACTTGCCCTTTCTCGCGTTCCAAACCGCACTGCCGTTGCCAAGCTGTTCTCAGAGATAGCCCCGAGATTCAAGGAACGAAACGGCGGTTATTTGAGGGTTATCAAGTCAAGGACGAGACTTAAGGATCAGGCACCGCTGGCAGTGCTTGAGTTTGTCGACTATGAGCAGAGGCGCCAGGCTGCAGGGGGCTCAAAGAAATCCAAGAAAAAGGATTAAACAATGGCGGATATCCTTATCCTGATATTTATAGCCCTCTTCTGGGTTCTTCTGCAGACGGTTGTGCTCCCAAGGCTCGGGATTCCCACGTGAGCTGCTGATCCTAAGGGGACGTGTTCTCCGCCGAAGAGCTCCGTAAGCAAAAAAGAGGGCAATGAGGAATAGTTCTTGGAATGCAGTTCGGTATCAGGAGGGCCCGGTATTGGATTTGCTCCTGAGCAGACGCGGCAGGTCCTCGACCTCTCTGATCCCGGGAAGACAGAGGGTGGCCAGCCTTTTTCTGAAGATGTCATAGCCTTCATGGTGGCCCTTAAGGTTGGAACGGATCTTGCTTGAAAGCATTTCGCCCCTTTGATCCCAGTCGGTAAGGATGATAAACCTGTCGTGCCTTGAGAGTATTTCCTCACAGAAGTCGTATATGCTTTTTCCGCAATGAACCACTATTACAGCTCCCTCTATACCGAGTTCCCTGAGTGCCTCTCTGTCGCGTTTACCCTCGACTATTACGGGGATTTCCTTGTTTGCCTCTTTTAAATCCCGAAGAAGATCAAGTATCTTTTTTATCCTCTCTGAATTCGTGTCCATAAGGCTATTGTCGTGTCAACCTTCGTAATGTCGGGGTGTTTGAATTGTCATTCCCGCTGCGTCGGGAATCATACTCCTCTTAGATTCCGGACAAGCCGGAATGACAATTGAGAGTCGACGCGACACTATCAGGCCGGCGGTTTTTTTGAGTTTTGCAACAACCCGGCGATTCCTTCAGATATTGCGCTCTTTTTTGGGGGATGATCCTTGAAAATCCAACAAACGATGCTAATGTCGTGTCAACCTTGTAATGTCGGGGTGTTTGAATTGTCATTCCCGCTACGTCGGGAATCATACTCCTCTTAGATTCCGGACAAGCCGGAATGACAATCGAGAGTTGACGCGACACTATGGACTTTTTACGAGTCCATCATTCTTGTTCTGTTGCAAGTTGCAATAAAAGACCCCGGCTCTGGATGCTCTTAACCCTGTTCCGTACCGGAGCGGACACCTATCCTGAGAAGCTTTTCGTAACGCTCTTTCAGGAGGACATCAAGGGGGATGCCTTGCAGGTCCTTGAGGGTCTTGAGAAGCGTATCCTTGATATTCTCAGCTGTCTTCTCGGGTCTTATGTGTGCCCCGCCCATCGGCTCGGGAACTATACCGTCGATGATCTTCATATCAAAGAGGTCCCTGGCGGTAAGCCTGAGTGATTCAGCTGCACGGGAATATTCTTTGGCGCCAAGCTTACTGTTCTTATTCCAGAGGATAGCGGCACATCCCTCGGGGGATATAACTGAATAGACGGAGTTTTCAAGCATAAAGAGCCTGTCGGCAACTGAGAGGGCAAGAGCCCCTCCACTGCCCCCCTCACCAATCACGATGGAGACTATTTGTGTCCTCATCAGAGACATCTCCATGAGGTTTGTGGCTATGGCCACTGCCTGGCCCCTTTCTTCAGCGCCGATCCCTGGAAAGGCACCGGGAGTATCAATAAATGTAAGGATTGGAAGCTTGAATCTTACACCAAGGTTCATAAGCCTTAATGCCTTCCTGTAGCCCTCGGGGTGGGGCTGGCCGAAATTGCGGACTATTCTTTCCTTCGTGCCCCTTCCCTTCTGGTGACCTATTATCACAAGACGTGTGTCTGATATGCTGCCGATCCCGCCGATAATAGCCTTGTCATCGGAGAACTTCCTGTCGCCGTGGAGTTCAATGAAATCGTCTGTTAAGAGTCTGATATAGTCCGAGGTGTAGGGCCTGTCGGGATGACGCGCAATCAGGGTTCTCTGCCAGGGGGTCAGGCGTGAGAAGATATGTTTCCGCAATTCCCCGGCCTTCTGTTCGAGCCTCTGAAGTTCACTGTTTGTACCGTGAACGCTGCCGTTACTCAGGCGTTTCAGTTCCTCGATCTTCAAATCGAGTTCCTGTACCGGTTTTTCAAAATCAAGATAGTATCGCATACTGAAACAGGTGCTTAAGACGTGGTGTTGCTGAGGGCCTTCCTGTATTTTACCCCGTTGTTCTGTATCAAAAACAAGGACTCTTCTCCTACAAGTTCACTCAACCTGTCAATTATACCAAAATCAGGTGTAATATTATGCTCTGTCAGGATGACGGTTTCCGAGTCATGGCCCTGCAGCCTTATGTAGACGGGACAACTGCCCTGTGCGCCGTCGAAAGTACCCTTGAGGCTGCTGAGAAGACCGTCCTCTATCCTGTCTTCTCCGAGTTTAAGTTCCAGCCTGAAATTGCCCTTAATGAATGCATCCTCAATAGTTGTTATTTCCCTTGCAAGGACCTTTATCCCCTTTTCACTCTTGTCGGTAACCCCGAAAAGGAGTATCAGGTTGTTTTTGACAAGGATGTCGGAGCTGTTGCGATAGACATCGGGAAAGGCAATACATTCGACGGGGCCCGTTTCATCCTCTATTATAAGGGCTGCCATCGGCTCGGATTTCCCCTTTGTGAGGGTGCGTTTGAGCACGGTTATTATACCTGATATTATGACGTTGGCATGATCATCGAGGAGTTCGAGGTTGGTGATACTCTGAGTCCCGATAATCCCGAGATATTTCTTGAACCGCTCAATGGGATGTCCCGTGATATAGAACCCAAGGGTCTCCTTTTCTGCATTCAGCAGTTCTTCTTCTGTCCAGGGGGTCACACCCTCATCATGGGATGACTGCTCAAAAAAACTCTGCTGTCCGAACAGTGACATCCTGTTACGGCTATCGATGAGGTTCGTTATCATCTCCATTGCAACGGCCCTGATCTTCGGTGTTGAATCGGTTCTCTCCTTACCATCCTTGTCTTGCTGCACAATGGTGTCAAGCGTACCTGCCTTTACAAGGGACTCGATGACCTTCTTGTTGACCTTCCTGGTATCTACCCGCTTCACAAAGTCCTCGATGGAGTTAAACATACCCTCCTGCCGGGCTTCGAGGATTTGCTGCACTGCTGCTCCACCCACCCCCTTTACCGCATCGAGACCAAAACGGATTGAGTTGCCGACGACTGTGAACTCGCGATTGCTGAGGTTTATATCCGGGGGGAGAATATCGATATTCATCGAACGGCAATCATTGATGAACTTGACGATCTTGTCCGTGGATTCCTCTTCCGAGAGGTTTGCCGCCATAAACTCCACGGGGAAATGGGTCTTGAGATATGCAGTCTGATAGGCCAGAAAAGCATAGGCCGCAGAGTGTGACTTGTTGAACCCGTACTTTGCGAAGTATTCCATGGTCTCGAAGATCTTTATCGCCTTCTGCTCAGGGATGCCGTTACCGACCGACCCCTTTACAAATTCATCCCTGAGCTTCTCCATCTGGTCCATCTGTTTCTTTCCCATAGCCTTTCTCAGGATATCGGCCTGTCCCATGGAAAATCCCGCCAGCTTGTTTGCGATTCGCATTACCTGTTCCTGGTATAGTATGGTGCCGTAGGTCTCATCGAGGATATCCTTCAACTGGGGGACCTCGTAGGTTACTTTTTCTTCTCCCTTTTTCCGTTTTATAAAGTCTATATCCATTCCACTGCCGAGTGGACCGGGCCGGTAAAGCGCAACAAGGGCGATAAGATCCTCAAACCTGTTGGGCTGGAGTTTTACAAGGAGGTCTTTCATGCCGGAGCTCTCAAGCTGAAATACACCCGTGGTGTTTCCGGAGGATAGGAGGTTATAGCTCTTGCCGTCGTCGAGTGGGATTGTTTTGATATCGATATCCTTTCCCGAAGCCTTGAGGTATTTCAGGGTTTTTTCGATCACGGTGAGTGTTTTCAGCCCGAGAAAGTCAAACTTGAGCAGGCCCATCGTCTCAACGGACTTCATGTCAAACTGGGTAATGATCGTTTCTTCAGAGGGGTTCTTGTATAGGGGGGTGTAGTCTGTAAGGGGAGTGGGGGAGATAACAACCCCCGCAGCATGTGTGGAGGCATGTCGTGACAGACCCTCAAGCCTCTTGGCAATGTCGATGAGTTCTTTTATGGCCGGGTTGGTATCGTACAGCTCCTTCAGCTTGGGTTCGGCTTTGAGCGCATCATGAATCTTGACGTTTATTCCACCCGGAACGAGTTTGGCTATCCTGTCCACTTCGGCGTAGGGGATGTCCATTGCACGGCCGACATCACGGATGACGGCCCGGGCAGCCATTGTTCCGAAGGTAATTATCTGGGCAACCTGGTCAGCGCCGTATTTCCCGGCAACATAGCTTATGACCTCACCCCGCCTGTCCTTGCAGAAGTCTACATCTATATCGGGCATGCTGATGCGTTCCGGATTCAGGAACCGCTCAAAAAGGAGGTTGTACCTGATCGGATCGATCTCCGTGATATCGAGGCTGTATGCTACGAGGCTTCCTGCGGCCGAGCCCCTGCCGGGCCCAACGGGAATCCCCCTCCGACGTGCATAGTTGATGAAATCCCATACGATCAGAAAATAGGAGGCAAACCCCATGTTCCTGATCACATCGATCTCATAGCTGAGTCTTTCCATGTAGGCCCCCGGCGGGGTAGCGGCGCCGAACTTTTCCCTGAGTCCCTCTGCTGCAAGCCTCTGGAGATACTCCTCGGGGGGCGTCCCGTCTTCAATTTCAAATCTTGGGAGCATGGTTCTTCCAAGCTGGAAATCAAGGTTGCATCTTTCAGCGATCTCTCTCGTGTTTAGGATTGCCTCCGGTATCTCCGAGAATGCTCTCTTCATCTCTTCAGGACTCTTGAAAAAGAGCTGGTCGGTTTCAAACCTCATCCGTTCCTTGGTGTTTATAGTCTTTCCCGTCTGTATACAGAGGAGTATGTCGTGTGCACGGGAGTCCTCCTTTGTCAGGTAGTGGCAGTCATTGGTGGCGACAAGTCCGATATGGAGTTCCCTGGAGAGGTCGCAGAGTTTCCTGTTTACCTCATACTGTGCTTTAAGCCCGTTGTCCTGGAGCTCGAGAAAGAAGTTCTCAGGCCCGAGTATCTCTTTATATCTCAATGCCGCCTTACGTGCCCTATCGGTATTGCCCCTTGACAGATGATAAGGGATCTCGCCATGCAGACAGGAACTGAGCCCGATCAGACCGCCGCTGAACTGCTCAAGAAGATCGTGGTCTATCCGGGGCTTATAATAAAACCCCTCCAGATATGACCGGCTGACCAGTGTAACCAGATTGCGGTAGCCATCGTGGTTTCTTGCCAGAAGGACAAGGTGAAAGGCGGTTTCTCCATCGGGGCTCTGTTGCTTTTTTAACCTGCTCTCTGGTGCTACATAGACCTCGCATCCTATTATCGGTTTCAGCCCGGCCTTTGTAGCGGCCTTGTAAAATTTTACCGTACCGAACAGGTTCCCATGATCAGTGATGGCCACGGCAGGCATCCTGAATTCTGATGCTTTTTCAATAACTTCCGCTATCTTGATAGCACCGTCAAGGAGACTGTATTCGGTATGTAAATGCAGGGGGACAAAGTCGGAATGCTTCATAACTTAATATTAACCGCAAACCGCCCTCCAAGTCAATCGGCTTCATCCTCCCGGTGAAGCATAACGATTGTTTGGAAACCGCTCAAAGCCATTGCCCGCCTGTCCTCAATTTGACCCACGACTCAAACGGAGGATTCGGGAGTACGGGACTAACTTTAATACGTGAAGATAGGTTAAAATATCAGTCTCAAATTTGCTCCTAAATACGGTGCGATGGACCTTTTGCGACGCCATCATTAATGTTATGGAAGAAAGGATACAGAAGATACTCTCAAAGGCGGGGATAGCCTCAAGACGCAAGGCCGAGGAGATCATCAGGGAAGGCCGTGTCGAGGTAAACGGCGGTGTAGTTACCCTTGGTATGAAAGCAGACCCGGAAAGGGACTACATCAGGGTCGACGGCAGGCTGGTTATCAAGCCTGAGCCAAAGACATACCTTATGCTGAACAAGCCAAAGGGGGTGCTTACCACATTGGAGGACCCCGAGGGAAGGCTGACCATCAGGGAGTTTCTGAGGGGCGTCAAGCTCAGGGTCTATCCCGTAGGAAGGCTTGACTTTCACTCTGAGGGGCTCTTGCTCATTACAAACGACGGTGAGCTTGCCTTCAGGATTATCCATCCATCCCATAAGATTCCGAAGACCTACCTTGTGAAGTCAAAGGGAATAATTGAGGAAGAGGACCTGGATAAAGTCCGCAGAGGCATCATGCTGGAGGATGCACTTACGGCCCCGGCACGTATAAAGAGGATCAGGATATCCGGGACAGAGAGGAACTCCTGGCTGGAGGTGACCATATATGAGGGCAGAAAGAGGCAGATAAGGAGGATGTTTCAGGGGGTGGGACATCCTGTCCTGAAGCTCAAAAGGATAAGGATTGATGGAATATTCCTTGGGGACCTTCCGGCAGGACATTGGCGGTACCTCACCCCGGAAGAGGTAAAAAGACTGAAGAAAAGTGTTAAACTAAACGGTTGATTCCGGACAGTGTACGGGTTGGACATGCCGGACGCTACAGACGTTTGAACTTGACGGGCTGTTGCCCGAACCATTGAGTGTTCGGCGTTTTTATCCGGTTAAACAGATGAATCAGAGGAGGCGACGGTTTGTTCGCTTGCCGGTAACCCTGCCGACCCGAAAAATTTGGAGGTATAAAAAGGAATGTACAGAGACAGAGGCTGTGGAGAGGTTGAAGAGTCCGACATCGGAAAGGAGAGGATTCTTTCAGGATGGGTCTTCAGGTGGAGGGACCACGGTGGACTTATCTTTATTGATTTGCGGGACAGGAGCGGTATTATCCAGGTTGTCTTCAGTCCCGATGTTTCAAAAGAGGCCCACGAACTCGCCCATGCACTCCGTTCCGAGTATGTGATAAAGATAAGGGGAGAGGTTAGAAGGAGGCCGGAAGGGACGGAAAACCCCGATATGAGCACCGGGAATATCGAGGTCTATGCCGGCAGCCTTGAAGTGCTCTCAAAATCGGACGCTCTGCCTTTTATGCTCGAAGAGACCCATGAGGTTTCCGAGGCGGTAAGGCTTAAGTACAGATACCTCGATCTCAGACGGCCTGAGATGATTCGGAATATAAGTACTCGGCACAGGGTGACAAAACTGATACGGGACTACCTTGACAAGAAGGGATTCCTTGAGGTTGAGACCCCTATACTTACGAAGTCGACCCCGGAAGGCGCAAGGGACTACCTCGTGCCGAGCCGTGTGAATCCGGGGCACTTCTTTGCTCTTCCCCAGTCACCCCAGCTCTTCAAGCAGATACTCATGTGTTCCGGTATCGAGAGATATTTTCAGATCGTCAGGTGTTTCAGGGATGAGGATCTGAGGGCGGACCGGCAGCCCGAGTTTACCCAGATCGACATGGAGATGTCCTTTGTTGAGGCGGATGACGTTACAGGGATGGTAGAGGGGATGATCGGGGATGTCTTTAAAGAGGTGCTGGGTGTTGAGATTGAACTCCCCATGGAGAGGCTTACGTACAGGGATGCGATGGAGAGGTTTGGCACTGACAAGCCGGACCTCAGATTCGGTCTCGAACTTGCCGAGATGGCGGATCTTGCCCGTGAGGGCTCATTCAAGGTCTTCCTCGGGGCCATCGAGTCAGGGGGACGTGTTAAGGGCCTGTGCGGTAAGGGACTTGCTTGTCTTTCCCGCAAGGAGATCGATCTGCTTACGGAAGAGGCCCAGTCCTATGGCGCCAAAGGGCTTGCCTGGATAAAGGTGAAGGACGGAGGATTTGATTCCCCGATTGTGAAGTTCTTTTCCGATGGCCTGCTCAGGGAGATGGCGGACCGCCTTGGCGCCGGGGATGGGGATATGATGCTCTTTGTAGCAGATTCCGAGGACGTTACCCTTGATGTGCTCGGCAGGCTCAGACTCTCTATCGCAAGGAGGCAGAACCTGATAGGGGATGGTTACAGGTTCTGTTGGGTAGTGGATTATCCCCTTCTTGAATGGGATGACGACGGAGAGCGGTTTCAGGCGATGCACCATCCCTTTACATCACCCGCCGATGAGGATGTAGAGA contains:
- the rpoA gene encoding DNA-directed RNA polymerase subunit alpha, which translates into the protein MSLKTIGFQFPQEIAFEEETLTDTYGKLTVEPFERGYGTTIGNSLRRVLLSSIEGAAIIQVKLPGVLHEFQAIKGVQEDMVDIILNLKKIRFKMDGDSTRIARIDITGPKKVSGADIQCEANLDVLTLDLPVATVDKGAEFHAELYVNRGRGYVSSEMNKDKNQSIDIVSVDALFSPIRKVNFRVEKARVGRATDYDRLVFELWTDGSITPPKAITKAAGILIEYLDLFVFDEIEEEMADPEESGDGTYTIDDSEFNENLLKSVDELELSVRSYNCLKNANIRILADLVQRSEHDMLKTKNFGRKSLNEIKEILHRMGLGFAMKIDPEALEKYKTEGGAEKNAS
- the rplQ gene encoding 50S ribosomal protein L17, which translates into the protein MRHRVKRKHFGRTANQRKALFRNLMVNLFLHERIETTVAKAKAVRRLAEKVVTLGKKDDLHSKRLALSRVPNRTAVAKLFSEIAPRFKERNGGYLRVIKSRTRLKDQAPLAVLEFVDYEQRRQAAGGSKKSKKKD
- the accA gene encoding acetyl-coenzyme A carboxylase carboxyl transferase subunit alpha encodes the protein MRYYLDFEKPVQELDLKIEELKRLSNGSVHGTNSELQRLEQKAGELRKHIFSRLTPWQRTLIARHPDRPYTSDYIRLLTDDFIELHGDRKFSDDKAIIGGIGSISDTRLVIIGHQKGRGTKERIVRNFGQPHPEGYRKALRLMNLGVRFKLPILTFIDTPGAFPGIGAEERGQAVAIATNLMEMSLMRTQIVSIVIGEGGSGGALALSVADRLFMLENSVYSVISPEGCAAILWNKNSKLGAKEYSRAAESLRLTARDLFDMKIIDGIVPEPMGGAHIRPEKTAENIKDTLLKTLKDLQGIPLDVLLKERYEKLLRIGVRSGTEQG
- the dnaE gene encoding DNA polymerase III subunit alpha, with the translated sequence MKHSDFVPLHLHTEYSLLDGAIKIAEVIEKASEFRMPAVAITDHGNLFGTVKFYKAATKAGLKPIIGCEVYVAPESRLKKQQSPDGETAFHLVLLARNHDGYRNLVTLVSRSYLEGFYYKPRIDHDLLEQFSGGLIGLSSCLHGEIPYHLSRGNTDRARKAALRYKEILGPENFFLELQDNGLKAQYEVNRKLCDLSRELHIGLVATNDCHYLTKEDSRAHDILLCIQTGKTINTKERMRFETDQLFFKSPEEMKRAFSEIPEAILNTREIAERCNLDFQLGRTMLPRFEIEDGTPPEEYLQRLAAEGLREKFGAATPPGAYMERLSYEIDVIRNMGFASYFLIVWDFINYARRRGIPVGPGRGSAAGSLVAYSLDITEIDPIRYNLLFERFLNPERISMPDIDVDFCKDRRGEVISYVAGKYGADQVAQIITFGTMAARAVIRDVGRAMDIPYAEVDRIAKLVPGGINVKIHDALKAEPKLKELYDTNPAIKELIDIAKRLEGLSRHASTHAAGVVISPTPLTDYTPLYKNPSEETIITQFDMKSVETMGLLKFDFLGLKTLTVIEKTLKYLKASGKDIDIKTIPLDDGKSYNLLSSGNTTGVFQLESSGMKDLLVKLQPNRFEDLIALVALYRPGPLGSGMDIDFIKRKKGEEKVTYEVPQLKDILDETYGTILYQEQVMRIANKLAGFSMGQADILRKAMGKKQMDQMEKLRDEFVKGSVGNGIPEQKAIKIFETMEYFAKYGFNKSHSAAYAFLAYQTAYLKTHFPVEFMAANLSEEESTDKIVKFINDCRSMNIDILPPDINLSNREFTVVGNSIRFGLDAVKGVGGAAVQQILEARQEGMFNSIEDFVKRVDTRKVNKKVIESLVKAGTLDTIVQQDKDGKERTDSTPKIRAVAMEMITNLIDSRNRMSLFGQQSFFEQSSHDEGVTPWTEEELLNAEKETLGFYITGHPIERFKKYLGIIGTQSITNLELLDDHANVIISGIITVLKRTLTKGKSEPMAALIIEDETGPVECIAFPDVYRNSSDILVKNNLILLFGVTDKSEKGIKVLAREITTIEDAFIKGNFRLELKLGEDRIEDGLLSSLKGTFDGAQGSCPVYIRLQGHDSETVILTEHNITPDFGIIDRLSELVGEESLFLIQNNGVKYRKALSNTTS
- the rluB gene encoding ribosomal large subunit pseudouridine synthase B: MEERIQKILSKAGIASRRKAEEIIREGRVEVNGGVVTLGMKADPERDYIRVDGRLVIKPEPKTYLMLNKPKGVLTTLEDPEGRLTIREFLRGVKLRVYPVGRLDFHSEGLLLITNDGELAFRIIHPSHKIPKTYLVKSKGIIEEEDLDKVRRGIMLEDALTAPARIKRIRISGTERNSWLEVTIYEGRKRQIRRMFQGVGHPVLKLKRIRIDGIFLGDLPAGHWRYLTPEEVKRLKKSVKLNG
- the aspS gene encoding aspartate--tRNA ligase, giving the protein MYRDRGCGEVEESDIGKERILSGWVFRWRDHGGLIFIDLRDRSGIIQVVFSPDVSKEAHELAHALRSEYVIKIRGEVRRRPEGTENPDMSTGNIEVYAGSLEVLSKSDALPFMLEETHEVSEAVRLKYRYLDLRRPEMIRNISTRHRVTKLIRDYLDKKGFLEVETPILTKSTPEGARDYLVPSRVNPGHFFALPQSPQLFKQILMCSGIERYFQIVRCFRDEDLRADRQPEFTQIDMEMSFVEADDVTGMVEGMIGDVFKEVLGVEIELPMERLTYRDAMERFGTDKPDLRFGLELAEMADLAREGSFKVFLGAIESGGRVKGLCGKGLACLSRKEIDLLTEEAQSYGAKGLAWIKVKDGGFDSPIVKFFSDGLLREMADRLGAGDGDMMLFVADSEDVTLDVLGRLRLSIARRQNLIGDGYRFCWVVDYPLLEWDDDGERFQAMHHPFTSPADEDVERMLNEEINDRTGLSSLKAKAYDIVLNGYEIGGGSIRIHRADLQRRMFELLRLSEEEAQQKFGFLLDALRFGAPPHGGIALGLDRLLMIMTGADSIREVIAFPKTQKAVCLLSGAPSPVDGKQLRELYIKLDLPVDD